In one Corallococcus sp. EGB genomic region, the following are encoded:
- a CDS encoding TonB-dependent receptor domain-containing protein → MLVAAVLALVCALGSARAQEPQQGELTKAPKLTTFVEAEYPADKREAGVTASVLLGIEIAADGTVEDVKVVESGGADFDAAAVAAARRFVFEPAEVDGVPSPVRIDYRYTFKIDEVKVKLGPQVNFEGVVLERFTKKPLAGVTVTVVDTGATTSTDEQGTFSFIDVPVGTHQVQLSSATLITVSTQEDIAEAKKKTVRYLAEEKQEGVDEEVVVRAPRIRKESTEVSIRTEEARRVPGTQGDTLKVVQNLPGVARSSFGSGQLVVWGSAPRDTRVNVDGVEIPALYHVGGLRSTINSGLVKGIDLTPGAYGGDYGRGMGGLVRVETRAPQADGVHGVVSADAMDASAQLSASITPTLRVAGAVRYSYLDRVLAGVVSQDVGDFFPIPRYNDYQLQGQLDLRKDESLSVLVLGSNDYLKRTVASSDPAQVRSETTDSSFSRVILRYNRILEDGSSFVVTPSVGLDSSHQLATFGPTPALLDMRGVRWGLRGSYRRKVDRGVTLALGLDLQGAPTHVRRQGSLNLPAREGDIFVFGQRPSDESNADTWDVNQVTVSPYATAELRLGALTLNPGLRLSGFLLEASRLTPSVGGTLPIGRSTLTPVIEPRLSASYKLRKDLTLNAAAGVYYQAPAPEEMSAVFGNPTLLPQRAVHATAGASWRVTGTLTADAVGFYKTLDNLVARSPYATPQLARALTQDGTGRSYGVQFLLRQELWQNFFGWVTYSLSRSERQDSPAAAVRLFDYDQTHVLGVVGSYQMGPWTLGARFRFATGAPRTPVAGAFYDVRDDVYQPLFGSQNSVRIPSFYQVDLRAERDFQVGSGTLNVYLDMQNVTNRQNPEEITYNFDYRERKYIVGLPVLAVAGLRYQF, encoded by the coding sequence ATGTTGGTGGCGGCAGTGCTGGCGCTGGTGTGCGCGCTGGGGAGCGCGCGCGCCCAGGAGCCGCAGCAGGGGGAGCTCACGAAGGCCCCCAAGCTGACCACCTTCGTGGAGGCCGAGTACCCGGCGGACAAGCGCGAGGCGGGCGTCACCGCCTCCGTGCTGCTGGGCATCGAGATCGCCGCGGACGGCACCGTGGAGGACGTGAAGGTGGTGGAGAGCGGCGGGGCGGACTTCGACGCCGCCGCGGTGGCCGCCGCCCGCAGGTTCGTCTTCGAGCCGGCCGAGGTGGACGGCGTGCCGTCGCCGGTGCGCATCGACTACCGCTACACCTTCAAGATCGACGAGGTGAAGGTGAAGCTGGGGCCGCAGGTGAACTTCGAGGGCGTCGTCCTCGAGCGCTTCACCAAGAAGCCCCTGGCGGGCGTCACCGTGACGGTCGTGGACACGGGCGCCACCACTTCTACGGACGAGCAGGGCACGTTCTCCTTCATCGACGTGCCGGTGGGCACGCACCAGGTGCAGCTCTCCAGCGCCACGCTCATCACCGTCTCCACGCAGGAGGACATCGCCGAGGCGAAGAAGAAGACGGTGCGCTACCTGGCCGAGGAGAAGCAGGAGGGCGTGGACGAGGAGGTGGTGGTGCGCGCGCCGCGCATCCGCAAGGAGTCCACCGAGGTGAGCATCCGCACCGAGGAGGCCCGGCGCGTGCCCGGCACGCAGGGCGACACCCTCAAGGTGGTGCAGAACCTGCCGGGCGTGGCGCGCTCGTCCTTCGGCAGCGGGCAGCTCGTCGTGTGGGGCAGCGCCCCGCGCGACACGCGCGTCAACGTGGACGGCGTGGAGATCCCGGCCCTCTACCATGTGGGCGGCCTGCGCTCGACGATCAACTCCGGGCTGGTGAAGGGCATCGACCTGACGCCCGGCGCCTACGGCGGGGACTACGGACGCGGCATGGGGGGCCTCGTGCGGGTGGAGACGCGCGCGCCCCAGGCGGACGGCGTGCACGGCGTGGTGTCCGCGGACGCGATGGACGCCTCGGCGCAGCTCTCCGCCTCAATCACTCCCACGCTGCGCGTGGCCGGCGCCGTGCGCTACAGCTACCTGGACCGCGTCCTCGCCGGCGTGGTGTCCCAGGACGTGGGCGACTTCTTCCCCATTCCCCGCTACAACGACTACCAGCTCCAGGGGCAGCTGGACCTGCGCAAGGACGAGTCGCTGAGCGTGCTGGTGCTCGGCTCGAATGACTACCTGAAGCGCACGGTGGCCTCCAGCGACCCGGCGCAGGTGCGCTCGGAGACGACGGACAGCTCCTTCTCCCGCGTCATCCTGCGCTACAACCGCATCCTGGAGGACGGCTCCAGCTTCGTGGTGACGCCGTCGGTGGGGCTGGACAGCAGCCATCAGCTCGCCACCTTCGGGCCCACGCCGGCGCTGCTGGACATGCGCGGCGTGCGCTGGGGCCTGCGCGGCAGCTACCGGCGCAAGGTGGATCGCGGGGTGACGCTCGCGCTCGGCCTGGACCTGCAGGGCGCGCCCACCCACGTGCGGCGCCAGGGCTCGCTCAACCTGCCCGCGCGCGAGGGCGACATCTTCGTCTTCGGCCAGCGCCCCAGTGACGAGAGCAACGCGGACACCTGGGACGTCAACCAGGTGACGGTGTCTCCATACGCCACCGCGGAGCTGCGGCTGGGCGCGCTCACCCTCAACCCCGGCCTGCGCCTGTCGGGCTTCCTGCTGGAGGCCAGCCGGCTGACGCCGAGCGTGGGCGGGACGCTGCCCATTGGCCGCTCCACCCTGACCCCCGTCATCGAGCCGCGCCTGTCCGCCAGCTACAAGCTGCGCAAGGACCTCACCCTCAACGCCGCCGCGGGCGTCTACTACCAGGCCCCCGCGCCCGAGGAGATGAGCGCCGTCTTCGGCAATCCCACGCTGCTGCCCCAGCGCGCCGTGCACGCCACCGCGGGTGCCTCGTGGCGCGTCACCGGCACCCTCACCGCGGACGCGGTGGGCTTCTACAAGACGCTCGACAACCTGGTGGCCCGCAGCCCCTACGCCACGCCGCAGCTCGCGCGCGCCCTCACCCAGGACGGCACCGGGCGCAGCTACGGCGTGCAGTTCCTCCTGCGCCAGGAGCTGTGGCAGAACTTCTTCGGCTGGGTGACCTACAGCCTCAGCCGCAGCGAGCGGCAGGACTCGCCGGCCGCGGCCGTGCGCCTGTTCGACTACGACCAGACGCACGTGCTGGGCGTGGTCGGCAGCTACCAGATGGGGCCGTGGACGCTGGGAGCCCGCTTCCGCTTCGCCACCGGCGCGCCCCGCACGCCCGTGGCGGGCGCCTTCTACGACGTCCGCGATGACGTGTACCAGCCGCTGTTCGGCTCGCAGAACTCCGTGCGCATTCCGTCCTTCTACCAGGTGGACCTGCGCGCCGAGCGCGACTTCCAGGTGGGGAGCGGCACGCTCAATGTCTACCTGGACATGCAGAACGTGACGAACCGGCAGAACCCCGAAGAAATCACCTACAACTTCGACTACCGCGAGCGGAAGTACATCGTCGGACTGCCCGTGCTCGCGGTGGCCGGCCTGCGCTACCAGTTCTGA
- a CDS encoding DUF3037 domain-containing protein, whose amino-acid sequence MPTPSSFDYAIIRLVPRVEREEFINVGVVLFCVQHRFLGARVELDVARLKALSPDADVELLSGHLESFRRVCVGGKDAGPIGRLPQKERWHWLVAPRSTMLQTGPVHTGLCDDPERALEHLLDTMVRVKPAR is encoded by the coding sequence GTGCCCACGCCCAGCTCGTTTGATTACGCCATCATCCGGCTGGTGCCTCGCGTGGAGCGCGAGGAGTTCATCAACGTGGGCGTCGTCCTCTTCTGCGTGCAGCACCGCTTCCTGGGCGCGCGCGTGGAGCTGGACGTGGCCCGGCTCAAGGCGCTGTCGCCGGACGCGGACGTGGAGCTCTTGAGCGGCCACCTGGAGAGCTTCCGCCGCGTGTGCGTGGGCGGCAAGGACGCGGGGCCCATTGGACGGCTGCCGCAGAAGGAGCGCTGGCATTGGTTGGTGGCGCCCCGGAGCACGATGCTCCAGACGGGGCCCGTGCACACGGGCCTGTGCGACGACCCGGAGCGCGCGCTGGAGCACCTCCTGGACACGATGGTGCGGGTGAAGCCGGCCCGGTGA
- a CDS encoding TonB family protein has translation MRGKPLFISLALHALAVALLFWLSRTPMQHRAIAVAVVEGAKKKPEPKPEEPPKPPPPPPPAPRPRRPEAAPEVAAPAPPPPASTPTPAPRPAALSTGLTLGNDGGGPGGGIAVGGLTHGPTTRGDPEPAKQPIARREPVKPPPPPDEDPCTEAPTKPVPLVRTPDIEYTAQARADGVEGRLVLSVIISADGSVARVDVVSAVEAALDAAAVAAVKLWRFKPSTACGKPVTGGVFTLARRFELGD, from the coding sequence ATGCGCGGTAAGCCCCTTTTCATCTCCCTGGCGCTCCACGCGCTGGCGGTGGCGCTCCTCTTCTGGCTGTCGCGCACCCCCATGCAACACCGCGCCATCGCCGTCGCGGTGGTGGAGGGCGCCAAGAAGAAGCCAGAGCCCAAGCCCGAGGAGCCTCCGAAGCCCCCCCCGCCGCCGCCGCCGGCGCCCCGCCCGCGCCGCCCGGAGGCGGCGCCCGAGGTGGCTGCCCCGGCCCCGCCGCCTCCCGCGTCCACCCCCACGCCGGCGCCCCGGCCCGCGGCCCTCTCCACCGGCCTGACGCTGGGCAACGATGGCGGCGGCCCAGGCGGCGGCATCGCCGTGGGCGGGCTGACGCATGGCCCGACGACCCGCGGCGACCCCGAGCCCGCGAAGCAGCCCATCGCGCGGCGCGAGCCGGTGAAGCCCCCGCCGCCACCGGACGAGGACCCCTGCACCGAGGCGCCCACCAAGCCGGTGCCGCTCGTGCGCACGCCGGACATTGAGTACACCGCCCAGGCGCGCGCCGACGGCGTGGAGGGCCGCCTGGTGCTCTCCGTCATCATCTCCGCGGATGGCAGCGTGGCGCGGGTGGACGTGGTGAGCGCCGTGGAGGCGGCCCTGGACGCCGCCGCGGTGGCCGCGGTGAAGCTGTGGCGCTTCAAGCCCTCCACCGCCTGCGGAAAACCCGTGACCGGCGGCGTCTTCACGCTCGCCCGGCGCTTCGAACTCGGAGACTAA
- a CDS encoding organic hydroperoxide resistance protein — protein sequence MAPVQISPLYSTTAITHGGRNGKLLLENSPLNGLELAMPKQLGGSGKETATNPEQLFAAGFSSCFESALRLVAGKAGKKLDEKAGVKATVTIGKTPEGGFGLAVELQGILPGVPREEAQKLMEAAHQVCPYSNATRGNIEVKVSVAE from the coding sequence ATGGCCCCGGTCCAGATCTCGCCGCTCTACTCCACCACCGCCATCACCCACGGCGGCCGCAACGGCAAGCTGCTCCTGGAGAACAGCCCGCTGAACGGCCTGGAGCTGGCCATGCCGAAGCAGCTGGGAGGCTCCGGCAAGGAGACGGCCACCAACCCCGAGCAGCTCTTCGCCGCGGGCTTCTCCTCCTGCTTCGAGAGCGCGCTGCGCCTGGTCGCGGGCAAGGCCGGCAAGAAGCTGGATGAGAAGGCGGGCGTGAAGGCCACCGTCACCATCGGCAAGACGCCGGAAGGCGGCTTCGGCCTGGCGGTGGAGCTCCAGGGCATCCTCCCCGGCGTCCCCCGCGAGGAGGCGCAGAAGCTGATGGAGGCGGCCCACCAGGTGTGCCCGTACTCCAACGCCACGCGCGGCAACATCGAGGTGAAGGTCTCCGTCGCGGAGTAG
- a CDS encoding endonuclease/exonuclease/phosphatase family protein, producing MEPSALRIVTYNVRYFGHMLRGLASTIGPKRRVAAALATLDPLPDIICLQEVETSSLRSNIIHRPTHPGETQLEAFMTRVEETFALQGRDMPYEAFYFRAHHYKVGELSLYTTGLAMLVNTRTLLVDQHNVQAPEHITHHHVQGLKERKQSRICAHMRVIRRSDLRAFHIFNTHLSLPTPFAREFWATRDKMGCGVNQLHEAKKLAGFIGLHAKQEPFVVCGDFNSPPSSPVFRYLTGDAHLTCAQAAVGQINPAVSRAFPTAGFMRMRMHLDHLFSGGGVSWLDTADTRPFGDLSSRFHGLSDHVPLIARFRLDAPAPVLLT from the coding sequence ATGGAGCCGTCAGCGCTACGCATCGTCACGTACAACGTCCGCTACTTCGGACACATGCTGAGGGGGCTTGCGAGCACCATCGGCCCCAAGCGCCGCGTGGCGGCCGCATTGGCCACACTGGATCCGCTGCCGGACATCATCTGCCTCCAGGAGGTGGAGACCTCGTCGCTGCGCAGCAACATCATCCACCGGCCCACCCATCCGGGTGAGACGCAGCTGGAAGCCTTCATGACGCGCGTGGAGGAGACGTTCGCCCTCCAGGGGAGGGACATGCCCTACGAGGCGTTCTACTTCCGCGCGCACCACTACAAGGTGGGCGAGCTGTCCCTGTACACCACCGGCCTGGCGATGCTCGTCAACACGCGCACCCTGCTGGTGGACCAGCACAACGTGCAGGCGCCGGAGCACATCACGCACCACCACGTGCAGGGGCTCAAGGAGCGCAAGCAGAGCCGCATCTGCGCGCACATGCGCGTCATCCGCCGCTCGGACCTGCGCGCGTTCCACATCTTCAACACGCACCTGAGCCTGCCCACGCCGTTCGCCCGCGAGTTCTGGGCCACGCGCGACAAGATGGGCTGCGGCGTCAACCAGCTCCACGAGGCGAAGAAGCTCGCGGGCTTCATCGGACTGCACGCGAAGCAGGAGCCGTTCGTCGTGTGCGGGGACTTCAACTCGCCGCCGTCGTCGCCGGTGTTCCGCTACCTCACGGGGGACGCGCACCTGACGTGCGCGCAGGCGGCGGTGGGGCAGATCAACCCGGCCGTGTCCCGCGCGTTCCCCACCGCGGGCTTCATGCGCATGCGCATGCACCTGGACCACCTGTTCTCCGGGGGCGGCGTGAGCTGGCTGGACACGGCCGATACGCGGCCCTTCGGCGACCTGAGCAGCCGCTTCCACGGCCTGTCCGACCACGTGCCGCTCATCGCGCGGTTCCGGCTGGATGCACCGGCCCCCGTGCTGCTGACCTGA
- a CDS encoding DUF488 domain-containing protein has translation MIRLQRVYGEHRPDPRAGTRFLVDRLWPRGIKKVDLRLDGWPREVAPSTELRQWYAHNVERFDEFRSRYIHELDAHPDAWEPLLEAARHGRITLLHGARDTEHNNATVLKEYLEARLKHPSRKKPRHTVH, from the coding sequence ATGATTCGACTCCAGCGCGTTTATGGGGAGCACCGCCCGGACCCTCGGGCGGGGACCCGGTTCCTGGTGGACCGGCTGTGGCCGCGGGGCATCAAGAAGGTGGACCTCCGACTGGACGGCTGGCCCCGCGAGGTGGCGCCCAGCACGGAGCTGCGGCAGTGGTACGCCCACAACGTGGAGCGCTTTGACGAGTTCCGGTCCCGCTACATCCACGAGCTGGACGCGCACCCCGACGCGTGGGAGCCGCTGCTGGAGGCCGCACGCCACGGCCGCATCACGCTGCTCCACGGCGCCCGCGACACCGAGCACAACAACGCCACGGTGTTGAAGGAATACCTGGAGGCACGGCTGAAGCACCCGTCGCGAAAGAAGCCGCGCCACACGGTGCACTAG
- a CDS encoding MarR family winged helix-turn-helix transcriptional regulator → MSTDDFLRLDLQLCFPLYAASRAMVQAYTPLLAKLGLTYPQYLVMLVLWETDGVTVKELGEKLYLDSGTLTPLLKRLETLGFVRRERSQEDARSVTASLTSQGKALRRKAASIPEAIVCRTGLSLEELARLRRDIQRLFEKVSRSA, encoded by the coding sequence ATGTCGACGGATGACTTCCTCCGGCTGGACCTGCAGTTGTGCTTCCCGCTCTACGCGGCGTCGCGCGCGATGGTGCAGGCCTACACGCCGCTGCTGGCGAAGCTGGGGCTCACCTATCCGCAGTACCTGGTGATGCTGGTCCTCTGGGAGACGGACGGCGTGACGGTGAAGGAGCTGGGGGAGAAGCTGTACCTGGACTCGGGGACGCTGACGCCGCTGCTCAAGCGGCTGGAGACGCTGGGCTTCGTGCGCCGCGAGCGCTCCCAGGAGGACGCGCGCTCGGTGACGGCGTCGCTCACGTCCCAGGGGAAGGCCCTGCGCCGCAAGGCCGCGTCCATCCCGGAGGCCATCGTCTGCCGCACGGGTTTGTCGCTGGAGGAGCTGGCGCGGCTGCGCCGGGACATCCAGCGGTTGTTCGAGAAGGTTTCACGCAGCGCTTGA
- a CDS encoding bestrophin family protein encodes MVEYDPHRWWSYFHYLRGSMVKEIVGRVLLCLVWAAAVVGFHHHVRDVGVPPTVHTLAGISLSLLLVFRTNASYDRFWEGRKLWGGIVNETRNLVRASEPFLGRTPLYAALVHWTAAFPFATAAWLRGQQRHLGPHTAPLPSQEVADALKAQHVPLTVARRMTAVLDEGRRQGLYPEYVQMQLDQNVQQLIDYLGGCERIHRTPMPFAYMVHLRRALILYCFTLPFALVDSFGWVTVLATFIVAYVFFGIEEIGVEIEDPFGTDDNDLPLDTICQNIQSNLLALLPGPPSRESPGA; translated from the coding sequence ATGGTTGAGTATGACCCGCATCGCTGGTGGAGCTACTTCCACTACCTGCGCGGTTCGATGGTGAAGGAGATTGTCGGCCGCGTGCTGCTGTGCCTGGTCTGGGCCGCGGCCGTGGTGGGCTTCCACCACCACGTGCGCGACGTGGGCGTGCCCCCCACGGTGCACACGCTGGCGGGCATCTCACTGAGCCTCCTGCTCGTGTTCCGCACCAACGCCTCCTATGACCGCTTCTGGGAGGGCCGGAAGCTCTGGGGCGGCATCGTCAACGAGACGCGCAACCTGGTCCGCGCGTCGGAGCCCTTCCTGGGCAGGACGCCGCTCTACGCCGCGCTCGTGCATTGGACGGCCGCGTTCCCCTTCGCCACCGCCGCGTGGCTGCGCGGGCAGCAGCGGCACCTGGGCCCCCACACCGCCCCCCTGCCTTCGCAGGAGGTGGCGGACGCGCTCAAGGCCCAGCACGTGCCGCTCACCGTGGCCCGCCGGATGACCGCCGTGCTGGACGAGGGCCGCCGGCAGGGGCTCTATCCCGAGTACGTCCAGATGCAGCTGGACCAGAACGTCCAACAGCTCATCGACTACCTGGGAGGTTGTGAGCGCATCCACCGCACCCCGATGCCTTTCGCATACATGGTGCACCTGCGCCGCGCGCTCATCCTCTACTGCTTCACCCTGCCCTTCGCGCTGGTGGACAGCTTTGGCTGGGTGACAGTCCTGGCCACGTTCATCGTCGCGTATGTCTTCTTCGGCATCGAGGAGATCGGCGTCGAAATCGAGGACCCCTTCGGCACGGACGACAACGACCTGCCGCTCGACACCATCTGCCAGAACATCCAGAGCAACCTGCTGGCGCTGCTGCCGGGCCCTCCCTCCAGGGAGAGCCCGGGGGCGTGA
- a CDS encoding HipA family kinase: MLRTVTATRYVTPLREGGSMPAIVEANDAGLYVVKFRGAGQGAKALIAELLAGELARVLGLRVPELVFVELDATLGRNEPDSEIRELLKASAGLNLALDYLPRSVTFDPLAVPVPEAQVASAIVAFDAYVTNVDRTPKNPNLLVWHRNLWLIDHGAALYFHHSWDGWEERSQGRFAPIKDHVLLPWAHALKDAGDLLRQKVTREVVERIVAAIPEAWLGQEPAFASTAEHRAAYVTWLMRRLDAAPAFIEEATRAHAQLV; encoded by the coding sequence ATGCTCAGGACGGTCACCGCCACGCGCTACGTGACGCCCTTGCGCGAGGGGGGCTCGATGCCCGCCATCGTGGAGGCGAACGACGCGGGGCTCTATGTCGTGAAGTTCCGGGGGGCGGGCCAGGGGGCCAAGGCGCTCATCGCGGAGCTGTTGGCGGGCGAGCTGGCGCGCGTGCTGGGCCTGCGGGTGCCGGAGCTGGTGTTCGTGGAGCTGGACGCGACGCTGGGGCGCAACGAGCCGGACAGTGAAATCCGTGAGCTGCTCAAGGCGAGCGCGGGGTTGAACCTGGCGCTGGACTATCTGCCGCGCTCGGTGACGTTCGACCCGCTGGCGGTGCCGGTGCCGGAGGCGCAGGTGGCGTCCGCCATCGTGGCGTTCGACGCGTACGTGACGAACGTGGACCGCACGCCGAAGAACCCCAACCTCCTGGTGTGGCACCGCAACCTCTGGCTCATCGACCACGGGGCGGCGCTGTACTTCCACCACTCGTGGGACGGGTGGGAGGAGCGCAGCCAGGGGAGGTTCGCGCCCATCAAGGACCACGTGCTCCTGCCGTGGGCGCACGCGCTCAAGGACGCCGGGGACCTGCTGCGGCAGAAGGTGACGCGGGAGGTGGTGGAGCGCATCGTGGCGGCGATTCCGGAGGCGTGGCTGGGCCAGGAGCCCGCGTTCGCGTCCACGGCGGAGCACCGCGCGGCGTACGTGACGTGGCTGATGCGCAGGCTGGACGCGGCGCCGGCGTTCATCGAGGAGGCGACGCGTGCCCACGCCCAGCTCGTTTGA